A window of Nomascus leucogenys isolate Asia chromosome X, Asia_NLE_v1, whole genome shotgun sequence contains these coding sequences:
- the LOC100589945 gene encoding periphilin-1-like has product MMVMTRKAPDITWGQLKKLNQQASIRLPAVEAPATADNRFLTYLAVIGETSEKVRQTWMLGWRALADGSVLPPDASMTREESWKLTLHWMTSTL; this is encoded by the exons ATGATGGTGATGACTCGGAAGGCACCTGACATTACCTGGGGACagctaaagaaattgaatcaacaAGCATCTATCCGGCTTCCCGCCGTGGAAGCCCCTGCAACTGCAGACAATCGGTTTCTTACATATCTGGCGGTAATTGGGGAAACTTCTGAGAAAGTAAGACAGACATGGATGTTGGGGTGGCGG GCACTTGCAGATGGCTCTGTGCTGCCACCCGACGCATCTATGACCAGGGAAGAATCATGGAAGCTTACCTTGCACTGGATGACCAGCACgctgtaa